The Paramisgurnus dabryanus chromosome 1, PD_genome_1.1, whole genome shotgun sequence genome includes a window with the following:
- the cdr2b gene encoding cerebellar degeneration-related protein 2 → MLTDMIEEEFDIKEEEPWYDHRDLEHDLHLAAELGKNLLEQNRELEQRLQQKYTTNQEQLQEIEHLSKQVDLLRSVNDQHAKVYEQLDVTAQNLEQKNQRLLQENRAAQLKIKGLTETVDGLQMQVDELHREMKKLVSSEQNRSSTHSQTLQPDHLQCHMCYKCQLHKNSPEHSSSASHSALKEEVQDEACIDLMRSLNSLQAQLNTERSLREAAEREADALTRNLSELEPKLALLGDYRDRMAEMEAEVKELRQMRSNTIAQATFPHSLPLDTVFLASDEEMGVVRQRGRCLNRCSSERQLHSSGYDEGRATDENGQGCFKQGEGAKHHGISLLNEVDAQYTALQEKYDTLLRRCESWMGQQNHKAVQTPVDSSAQTQTHSQGVNTQEDAPLPEYKVLFQEIFTFIQKSTKDLKENRIKPSQAK, encoded by the exons ATCTCCATTTGGCCGCTGAACTGGGTAAAAACTTACTGGAGCAAAACAGAGAGTTAGAACAGAGACTTCAACAGAAGTATACCACCAACCAGGAGCAGCTTCAGGAAATAGAG CATTTGTCTAAACAGGTGGATTTGTTGAGGTCAGTCAATGATCAGCATGCTAAAGTATACGAACAGCTGGATGTGACGGCACAAAACCTGGAGCAGAAAAACCAAAGACTGCTTCAAGAGAACCGAGCTGCTCAGCTGAAGATTAAGGG GCTCACAGAGACTGTGGATGGGCTACAGATGCAGGTGGATGAGCTCCATCGAGAGATGAAGAAGTTGGTTTCTTCTGAACAGAACCGTTCCAGTACACACTCACAAACCCTACAGCCTGATCATCTCCAGTGTCACATGTGCTACAAGTGCCAATTGCACAA AAACTCCCCTGAGCACTCCTCTTCTGCCAGCCATTCAGCTTTAAAAGAGGAGGTACAGGATGAGGCATGCATTGACCTCATGCGCTCCCTGAATTCCCTGCAGGCCCAGCTAAACACAGAGCGTTCTCTGAGAGAAGCTGCGGAGCGGGAAGCCGATGCTCTCACTCGCAACCTCAGCGAACTGGAGCCAAAACTAGCACTGCTGGGAGACTACAGGGATCGCATGGCTGAGATGGAGGCCGAAGTCAAGGAACTACGACAAATGCGGTCTAACACCATAGCTCAAGCCACATTCCCTCATAGCCTGCCTTTAGACACTGTATTCCTTGCGTCTGATGAGGAAATGGGCGTGGTCAGACAAAGGGGGCGTTGCTTGAATCGCTGTAGCAGTGAGAGGCAGTTGCACAGTTCTGGCTATGATGAGGGAAGGGCTACAGATGAGAATGGACAGGGTTGTTTTAAACAGGGCGAGGGTGCGAAACATCACGGTATTTCTTTGCTAAATGAGGTGGATGCGCAGTACACAGCCCTGCAGGAGAAATATGACACATTGCTGCGGCGATGCGAGAGTTGGATGGGACAACAGAACCACAAAGCCGTTCAGACACCCGTGGACAGTTCTGcccaaacacaaacacactcccAGGGTGTAAATACACAGGAAGATGCCCCGCTGCCTGAGTATAAAGTCCTGTTTCAGGAGATTTTCACTTTTATTCAGAAGAGCACAAAGGACCTGAAGGAAAACAGGATCAAGCCCAGTCAGGCTAAATGA